Below is a genomic region from Miscanthus floridulus cultivar M001 chromosome 1, ASM1932011v1, whole genome shotgun sequence.
ATGGTTTATAGCATAAGATCATGTAACAAATAAATTTGCTAAACATGCTTTTAGCATGAACTATTAATTAGTTCATACGTATTAGTCATGATTGGTTACTTAATCATGTACCGAGGAGTGGAGTCCTATATGAGGTGTTGACTAGGTGAGAGTGTTAAAGCGCTATCCATTTCAATCGTTTTCAGTTTCAATTTGAGGCACAAGACAGCGTGTCCGGTCGCCGGTGATGGCTAGGTAGCATGATTAGCAAGTAATAGCCCATGATCTCCTTCTGCTAGGGAGGACAGAGCCAATTGTATAACACTACCCCCTAGTGTGCCATTCGTAGCGTGTCATTGTAACTTTCACTATTTCTCGATCTTAATACAAAGATGCAAAAACCTTTtgcgtatttgagaaaaaaaattgaGGGGGCTTTCTTGTTGCTAGAGCAAAATTCAAGGCGGTAGCAAAATAGTTCGCTCCGCCATGTATATGTGTAAGACCCTCAAATCCTAGATATATACCAGATTGTCAATTTGGCTCTACTAGTCCATCAACAGGTGCTCTCACACCAGCTAGaatttttaaaaatataaatattatttattgttTGATACATATCACTAATAAAGAATTGTTTATATTAAATTATATGTTTTTCTCTTTGTTTATTTTATGAGAAGTCATTATTCTAGATtttgttttcttaaaaaaatattCTTATTGAGTGCTACGTATTATCCTCAAGTTAAAACTCTTGTGCTTATTGAATCTTTTATTAACCGCCCTTTGTGCACCTTTTTTAAAGTTAGAAAAGTTTAGGTCTTACAGTACGTCTTTAAATAATACAATAGCATATGCAATCATTTGAAACCTGCATCATATCACATAAGATAAGTGATAGAGTTTAAAGCAAGATCTCCGATGAGGGTAGCGGTGGTAACCTTCAGAGAATTTTAATAGTTAAGACTTATAATGATCGACTTTCTACTATAAAGTAATCTTAAAGGGCCCAAAAAATATAGTCACTAGTGTTTTCCCACACTTCTCAAAATAATTGAATTTTTCTATCAAGGAATTATATATGCAGTTATGATTATACTATCACTATAGACGCGTGTTAAACATTTAGTTAAAATATACAAGTATATCTAAAATAACAACCTAAATAAATTATATTCCATGGTTATTAATATGGTTTTAAATAATTTATTATTATCATAAATACATAAGTTGTTAAGGAAAAATATTATGTGTTAAAatataacatatatatttatcgCTCATGCATGCTAGCACAATGCGTACGCTACTTTAATCAAATCCTAATATATTAATATTGATAGAAGTGGGTAATGTAGAAATAGATATATGCTCTATCGTTATTTAAACAAAAGAATTATAAGAGAAGATGTTGATAATTTTTAGAATTAGATTTGAGAGGATATTTAATTTTCTAATAATGATATGAAAATTGGATTACGTGAATTATCTACAATAATAGGGGGATATGGAAAATTAGATAAAAGTTTTATGTCTATCGTAGATTATATTTCTTAATGATAGAGGTGGGTAGTTTAGATATAGAGTGATAGGTTACTTTATATTGTTTTACGCAATAGCTGAAATAGATGATTATACAGAAAATAGAGTAGATCACGCACCCGTACGGTCGGAGGCTGCTAAATTTCCGTCTGCCCGTAAGGGTAGTTTAATATAGAGTCATCGTTATCTGGGGATGGGTTGTTCATTTGGCCATCCAAACACGCGCAGTCCTCCGTGGGACCGTGATCGTCTTGTCTGATCTGAAATGATGTTTCTTAAAAAatctgcagcctgttcgtttggctgtggcttgtcgtaaacgatcgtaaattttcagctaaaacagtatttttctttcacacaaatTAGTCAGCAGTATTTTTTCATGAACCAGCTACGATACGAACCAGTCAAACAGGCTGCTGAACTGAAATGATACGGTTGGGCCGGTTGGCACATGGCAGTTTCCTTTTTGTTCCATTGCTTACGCACTCACTCACTACAATGATAAGATAAATAAtatagagagaaaaaaaaaccagCGTAAAGCATATCGGCACGCCTGTCCCGTTTTTGTGCCACTCCCATTCCAATCGAACCGCTTGTTTGACTTGTGAATCGTATATAATGAAACATTTTTGCTAGACGATGACTCGACGAGACGATCGATCCAGAGCACCTGACTCTGTATGTGTGCGTGATTCAAATCAGGATAACCATGCGACGCGGCGACGCGCCTTCCGTGCTTATCCCGGTTAGGTGAGCACGGGGCCTGGTCTTCTGCACATACACTGCGACATGCCAACATGTCGCACAGGTTCTTCTTGACCAAACGGTCCTGTCCAACACCCAAACAAACCTACGTACCTAAGATTTGGCATTGGTGTTCTGACTTCTTCGCAATGGCGGTCAGGTGGAGGGCTATAATAACAGCCTGTTTGGTTTAGAGATCCATCTCACTCTGAATGGCATGGAGTCGTTCGAGACTTTTCGAGGAATGAGTCTGTCCATCGTTAATGACCTGCGGAAGTTGATACGTAGGGCCAGAATGATTTCATGACATGAACCAAACAGCAGCCTTCATCGCAGATTGCTTCCATGATGCAAATCAAACAGACCGTAACTTTCTCGCCGTTACGGCTTGCTAAAAATAACAAacgaaagaagaaaaaaaaagtcaaattaGAACTACGTTGCTACTCCGGATAAAAAAGAATTCCGCGTCTAGACATGGTCTCCCACACATGCACCACCAGTACTTGTCCATTCTTGCATGTACTGGCTTGCATTGTCTCACAGGTCGCGTATACCTTtggttatttaaaaaaaaacagaagTCCTACGCCTCTACATATGTTACATTCAAAAAAAATCTTACAACTCACATGAGACCTACACCTCTACATATGTTACATTCTAGAAAAAAAATTACAACTCATGTTGACATAACACTAATATTGGGATAAATTACAACACATAAAGATCCATCATGTAAAAAAAAAGAATTACATGTCATGTTAAATAAACATCCGTACATATCCATATATAGAGAGTGTTCGACTGaactggattatttactgttcatgctgaaaaatattgttcatgctggaatgttgtgagagaaaaacatggctccagctagaaaaaaaaaacagaacaagCCGACtgaccagccagccgaacaggctctATAGTATGCATGTGTGTATGTCTAATTGATTgatattttctttttttcatttctCATAATAAAAatagatataaatatatatttctcCTAATATGATCTCTTAGGAAGTAATATGCAATAATAACCACCTTGACCAATCGTCTATAGTTATTTCGGAGTGCCACAGCAAAGCCCAAAACAAGGTAGAAGTGCATAATTTTAGGAGTATTGtatattttataatataaaagGTAAGTAATTTAGATGCAAGTTTTGGGTTACTTTATGCTATGTTAATAATGTTaaaggtgggtaatttatatGTAAATTTAAGAGATTTCCTTAGCTTTTGTGTGTGTGCTCCTGTATAAAAAAATGTGTCTATGTTCGTTGCAAAAAGTGTCCATTTAATGTAGGGTCTAATAATCGAGAATAAAATTGTGtcgttcatttttctttttttaaggaGCTATAGGTGTGGTGTTTGAGCTATCCCCACTGCTTATCACATCAGCTCGGAGGCACGACAGATTTATACTTGGATCACATAGAACTAATTGAAAGGTACCAAAAATTACTCTAGCTAATGTACAGAGTCAAACTTTATAACATCCAACTTATTTTTTCTGACATTcacccgtttttcattaagaggaaaatAGTTATCAGTACAACCATGCGCAATCACGCAAGCGAGGAGCCTTCGTGACACGACGCACACCTTGCCACCTAGCTACTGGATTCACTAATAGAAAATTACACAGGAAAGGTGTTCTGCGACCAAATCGGCAAGACAAAAGCGAGAGACTATGCCCGCTGGTTCCTGCCCGGGAAGAGAACCTGCATGGCTTCCCGCGTCGACGTCGACAGGGGGAGGGCGAAGGCGGTCTAGAATTCCTCAAAGGAGGCTTCGTCAGGTAGCTCAGTCTCCACCTCGAGTTCCAGacgtttcatcatcaccttccgcGCCTGAGCCTCCGGCTTCTGTTCCCTATGCCCACTCTTGGCGGCAAGCCTAGTGCTCCTCTTGGGAACGAACTTCGAGTCGTCCAGCTCCCCCGCCCGCGCTCTGGCCGCCCGGGTTAGCCGCAGTCGAGGAGGCGACGACAAGACATGCATCATGAGCTGCTTCTTGAATGCAGCGATGAAGTCCTCGGTCGACGTTGCGGCCGTGGCGTCCAATGCTCTGCCATCAGCAGCCGGAATGGCTGGGCCGCCTCCGTCTGCACCTTCCTGGACGGCGGGGAAGTCGACCTGGACCGGGGGTGGGGATCCCCCAGCCTGCTCCGGCTCCAAGAGTGAGGGCCTTGGTGAGGTTTGGCCTAAGCCGCACTCGTCTGGGCCTGAAAGGCACAGGTCCACCGTCTGGACCACCTCCGACACTGCCTGGCCCATGAGACCTGCCTGAGGTGGCCTTTTGGCCAGACATGCCTCCACCTCAACCAACATGGGATCGAAGTCCCAACGCTGAACCTCCGAGCAACGGTCCACTGCGAGCTCAAGCTCAGGGTGCACCGCTTGTCCGCCACCCTGCATAGCGACGCTAGAGTGGTCGTCCTGCTGACACTCACGTGCAAAAGGGGCCCCCGAGCCAAGCATAGACCCCCGCCGTGCCCACAGACACATGGAACCTCGAGGAAAGGTGTGCCTGGAGCTCCTCCAACGTGACGGCAGGCTGGTCTCGACCAACGAGTGCGACGAGGACAAGGGGGAGGTCCGCTCCAGACTCGGCGAGGTCCACGTTCCTCTGGACGACGAAGACTCGACCTTGGGATGGTTATCAACGACACCTGGAGGTGGTGAAACCGGCAGGCTGCTATTGTCGTGCTGTTGCGGTGACTATGACGGCACGGTCGACCGCGACACATGACAATGCGATGACGTTGTGGGCGTCTGACCTGTCGCGGCGTGACATTCCGGTGACAAGCTGGGTCGCCTCGGACCATCAGGGCGATGTTCCCTAGAGGCGCTCCGGCTGGGGCGACGCGCCACCGAGGATGAAGGCTTGCACGCCGGCGAAGGGCCTCGCTTGTACGCCGGCGAACGAGCACGCTTGCACGCCCTGGCCAACTTATGAAAACCTATTATTACACTCCACCTAGCTATTAGTGTGCATGCGTTGTAAGTATCTACGTGGTATTGTGTGGTTGTAAAAGAATGGCTTATAAAAGCTAGATAGATCCAAAATATCCTTAAAAATATTTAGATTTGCTTTGAGATATTTCCCGCAAGGAACACATTCAAATTAAGATATGTAAACGGACCCCGGTGAAAAATTGAGTGTCCACTTGAACGATGAATGGATGCCTGCCACGTTCTCCCAAGGTTCAGTTTTTGTTCTGTTGGCCGTCGTGCATTAGTTTATTTTTCAAACCGTTGCGAGTACTACCTCGGTGGCACAACACGAGACTTTGGCAAGCGTTCAGCGTCCCAGGTATAAATAGCACCCCTGTCCATCCCACCTCTCTCCATCGGCCAGACACGTCGCGCCACTTCTGTCACGTAACACGAAACCATTCTTCTAAACCAAACTACAAATAGAGCATTAGAGCTCGTGTCAGAGAGGCAAACACAGATGGCGTTCCACAGAACAATGGCACGGTGCCTATGGGCAGGCAAGAACGCGGCCGctagcggcgcgggcgcggccatTCCCACGCCTCCCGCTCCCCATCCCCCGGCACGGCGGTCTCTGCCGGCCGTGAACGACTGCCCGACGCTCGCATTCCTGCGGCCGAAGCCGACCGCGGTCGGGTACGCCACAGCGACCGTCCCGCTCCCGGCGCACTGCTTCCCCGCCCTCCCCGTCGGCGACCACCTCTTCCACCGCCTCCAGCTCGACGGCCTTCTCCCTCCCGTGAGCACGACGACGCGGCCGCCACCGGAGCATGCGGGCGTGACGGTGGAGCAGGCGAGGAAGGTGGCGAGGGCGGCCGAGATGGAGGTGGCGCGGGCGAGGCTGAGGTCCAACGCCCAGACCGTCGTGTCCGGCTCGGAATTCGCCGCGCTCTGCGTCGACATTGCCGGCGGCGTCGAGGGCGGCCGCAGGCTGGCCCGTGCGCTCGACGAGTCCGGCGGCGTCATCGTCCTCGGCGACGCCGTCTTCCTCCGCCCCGACATGGTACGAGCTGACGTGCTGTGCTAGTAACACCCAAGAAGTGGGTAGACAGAGTAGTCAGAGAGCAGAGCAGCCAGCAGGCACCTTACACTTTTACGCGTCTCTGATCTCTCATTGTGTCGTTCAGGTCGCGAAGGCCATCGGAAGCATCCTCCCGGGGAaacagcagctgcagcaggcgcCGCGCGCCGGAGACGGGAGCGAGGCGCGCAAGCGCGAGCTGGAGGCCATGGAGGCGCAGAAGGCGGCGATCGACGCggacgcggccgcggcggtgCGGCGCGAGCTGTGGTGCGGGCTGGGCTTGCTGGCGACGCAGACGCTGGGGTTCATGCGGCTCACCTTCTGGGAGCTGTCGTGGGACGTGATGGAGCCGGTGTGCTTCTACGTCACGTCGCTCTACTTCATGTCCGGCTACGCCTTCTTCATGCGCACCGCCACGGAGCCGTCCTTCGAGGGCTTCTTCCGGAGCCGCTTCGCGTCCAAGCAGCGCCGCCTCATGCGCGCGCGCGGGTTCAACGTCCACCGCTACAACGCCCTGCGGAAGGGGAAGGGGCTCGTTCCTCTCGGCGACCCCGACGCGTGTAGGCACGTCAGCCATGTACAATAGGTAGCAGCGCGTCGGCCCGGATGAGGTCGCTTGGCTTGTGCCGGGGGGCACATGGGATAAACGTGGCGTGGCATGGTCGACTCCCCGTCTAGTCGTGAAGCAACAACTCGCCGCGTCGATTCAGGAGGACAAGCTATTTTGTACTAGAAGAAAGTCTCACCAGAACGGAAAGTTAACTAACGTGTGGCACACACCCTGACTCACAATCTCACACGCGTGTTGATTGAAGAAGAAACGTACCAAGCACTCAGCAAATTAGGATTACGATCCTAATGGCTTGTGTCATTGTTGGGAATTCGGAACACACTTTTTTCGAT
It encodes:
- the LOC136503479 gene encoding calcium uniporter protein 2, mitochondrial-like, producing the protein MAFHRTMARCLWAGKNAAASGAGAAIPTPPAPHPPARRSLPAVNDCPTLAFLRPKPTAVGYATATVPLPAHCFPALPVGDHLFHRLQLDGLLPPVSTTTRPPPEHAGVTVEQARKVARAAEMEVARARLRSNAQTVVSGSEFAALCVDIAGGVEGGRRLARALDESGGVIVLGDAVFLRPDMVAKAIGSILPGKQQLQQAPRAGDGSEARKRELEAMEAQKAAIDADAAAAVRRELWCGLGLLATQTLGFMRLTFWELSWDVMEPVCFYVTSLYFMSGYAFFMRTATEPSFEGFFRSRFASKQRRLMRARGFNVHRYNALRKGKGLVPLGDPDACRHVSHVQ